The Macadamia integrifolia cultivar HAES 741 chromosome 4, SCU_Mint_v3, whole genome shotgun sequence genome contains the following window.
TCCCTGCTTCAAACTTCATTCAGCAAATTCAATGGCTCTCACTTCTGGTCTCCTAACATCTCCCTTTGGAATGGTAACAGTAAGAATCCCATCTTCAATGGATGCCCTAACCTGATCCACCTTAGAATTCTCAGGCAACGGGAACCGCTGAACAAACCTGCCAGAGCTACGCGCAGAACGGTACCATCCATCACCTGATTCTTCCACATCGTTGTTTCTCTGGCCACTGATCTTGAGAAATCTGTCATCTTCAACTTCAACCTTCATTTCTTCACTTCTAAGCCCAGGAATATCGGCTATGAAGATGTGGGCTTCTGGGGTTTCACTCCAATCACAGGGAGGGAAGGAAGACAAGGCATTAGTGAGGGGAAAGGAGAATTCAGGGAATGGAGAATTCCAATTCCAGAGGTCGCGGGAGAAGTGATCGAAGAAGCTGTTCAGTCTGCCATCAAAGAAGTTGCTTAGTTGGCGATCAAAGTCACCAAAGATATTGCTCAGTTggccttggccttggcctgTGCCTGTGTAGGTGCGGGGTACGAGCGCCATTGGAGAGCTTTCTGGAAGTCTGGGTTGAGTGATGTCGGTGATTGGGAGGGGGTTTGTGCGTGGGGTATTTATCGGGAGATGA
Protein-coding sequences here:
- the LOC122075142 gene encoding 18.5 kDa class I heat shock protein-like; its protein translation is MVLECPSSVFHLPINTPRTNPLPITDITQPRLPESSPMALVPRTYTGTGQGQGQLSNIFGDFDRQLSNFFDGRLNSFFDHFSRDLWNWNSPFPEFSFPLTNALSSFPPCDWSETPEAHIFIADIPGLRSEEMKVEVEDDRFLKISGQRNNDVEESGDGWYRSARSSGRFVQRFPLPENSKVDQVRASIEDGILTVTIPKGDVRRPEVRAIEFAE